In Chlorobiota bacterium, the sequence CGGCAGCTTGGGCATTGGAACCACCGACCCAACGCAACGCCTAACCCTTGCCAATGGCAACCTGCTTCTTCCTTCCGGTAGCGGCTCAACCGACGGCAACCTCTACTTTGGTGGCACGCCGGAGTTCGGGCAGAACGGCATGAGAATTTTCGGCGGGCTTGTTGACGGCATCACGCAAGCCGGCTTCATTGACGTGAAAACCACGGTCCAGAACGACGGCCTCCGTTTCCGCGTCAACACCACCAACGGAACCACCGAACGGATGCGCATCACCGCGCAAGGGCGTATCGGTATCGCCAACACTGATCCCAAAGAAATTCTTCAGATTGGCGACCGCTGGACCTTCCAGGATAATGCGGCCTACAAGGCGATGTCCTACAACGTCTATACGGACCTTGTTGACAAGCGCATCATGCAGGACGAAGCCGCCAGCATCGGCATGACCCGCGATGGCGATGTCTTCCTCCGCACCGCGCAGCTTCTTGGCACCGGCAAACCGATCACCTGGATCAACGGTGTGTACGTGAAGAACAGCGGCAAGGTCGGCATCAACACCACCGCACCTTCCAGCCAGCTGGATGTGTACGCAGCAGCGGGAACCGGAACCGCCGGTAACTTCTGGTCCTCCACCCGTGGCGTGAACGGCATTGCCGACGGCGCAAGCACCAACGGAATGAAAGTTGGCGTTTGGGGAAGCGCGACCGGAACCGGACTTGGCCAGGTCTATGGCGTGTATGGAACCACCGTCGGCAGCAACGCACAAGCCGATTACGCTGCGGTTTATGCCAACGGCAACCTGAAATACACCGGAACCCTCAGCAGCGTCTCCGATGCCCGCCTGAAGGAAAACGTGGAACCGCTGACCGGAATGCTTGATAAGGTTGCCCAGCTTGCTCCAAAAAGCTACACCTTCAAAACCGACATCGCCGGCATGAACCTCCCAACCGGAACTCAGGTTGGCTTCATTGCCCAGGAAGTTGAGAAGGTCTTCCCAGAATTGGTCACCACGAACTTCGTTCCAGGTGCCGATGAGGAAAACTCCACCGAGTACAAAGGGATCAACTACATCGGCCTTGTGCCGGTGATGGCCGAGGCAATCCGCGAACAACGCGATGTCGTCACCGCCAACCATGAAGAAGTTACCGACCTGAAGAAGGATGTCAGCGACGTGAAAACCAACGTCTCCAACCTGACAACGCAAGTTGGTGCGCTGGCAACCGAAGATGCCAACATCAAAAAGCAGATCGAAACCCTCAGCAGCGAAAACAGCACGCTGAAGAACGACGTTGCCGACCTGAAGGCCGAGAACAACGACCTGAAGCAGCAAATGGCCACCGCCCTTGCCGAGCTGAAGAACCTTCGCCACTCGGTTGACTCGTTGCTCAACGTTGGGCGCATCTCCGATGCACCAGGCACGCCAATCAGCAACTCCGTTGCATCGCTTGGCCAAAACACGCCGAACCCGTTCAGCGATGAGACCACCATCAGCTACGCGCTTCCAACCACCACGAAGGCCGGTGAGCTTGTCATCGCCGACGTGAATGGCAAAGAGCTTCAGCGCATCCCGCTTGCCGACCGTGGCAACGCAAAAGTGACCATCAGCGTGAAAGGAATGCGCGCAGGAACCTACGTCTACAGCCTTGTTGCCGATGGCAACATCGTTGGCAGCGAGAAGATGGTTGTGGTGAAATAACTCACCCCTTCCCGTCGGGAAGATCATCAATGATTTTTACGAAGAGGAACTACGCCCACCAGCGGAGTTCCTCTTCGTTTTTCTTTGCCTGATTGATCCCGTTCTCTCCGGACCTCACGCCTAATTGGAGGGGGCGAGTGAGGTGGCGAACTCCATCAACCAAAATTCAACCGATAGCTTCCGCGTCATCCCGAGCACGATGTCAAGCCGCCTTGCACTCTATATCTCGTTTTGCATTTCCGTTGGATTGTCGCTCGGGTTCCACCTGCTGCTGGCGCGGAAGGTGGTTCGCTTGATTGAGCCATCCACCCCAGCCTCCAAAACTTTCTTGGTGGGTGGGCTTGCCCTGTTTATCCTTTTCCTTGATTTCCCAATCGCCCACACCATGCTGGTGTATAAACTCTGGAATCCCCATTTCCTGGACCAGTTCATGCAAAGTTTCGCAACCCCGCTGGTGCTGCTCCATTGCAACGTGGCAGTGGTGGGTGGGGGATGGATGTTGCATGGTTGGTGGAAACGCTGGCGTGCGCAACGGAGCCGAACACGCAAGGGAACGGACATCGCCACGGGCGAAGCTGTTGCTGCGCCGCCAGCATCTGCGCCGCTTGCTGCCCCGGCACTTGCTGGCGTGCCACGGTTGGGGGCAATCCACCCGGCATCGCGGCGGCGATTTTTGCAGACGGCTGCGTTGGCCACCGGCGGCGTGATCGCCAACAACACCATGCTGAAAGCCCTGGGCACAACCCACGAACACCAGGTTGAGCAAGTGGTGATGAAAATTCCTGGCCTCCCCGCGCCGTTCAAAGGGACCACGATTGCCTTGCTGACCGACGTCCATTCCTCGGTGTTTATGACCCGGGAGCAGATGGAGAAATACGCCGCCGAAACAATGAAGCTGAAGCCCGATCTGATCTTCGTCACCGGCGATTTTGTCAACAGCAAGGTGGGTGAGGTCTATCCCTTTGCCGAGGCGTTCGCTGGGCTGCGTGCACCGCTTGGCGTGTTTGGCGTTACCGGCAACCACGACTACTACACCGGCGACATCAAAACCGTGGCGGAAGAAGTTGGGCAGGGGGGAATCCGGCTGCTGCGGAACGAAAATTTGGCGATTGAACGGGGCGGTGCCAAGCTGTGGCTGATGGGGATGGACGATGACCGCATCTACGACATCAACGGATACCTGAAAGAGGGGAAGACCGAGACCGGAACGCTGGAAAACCTAACCCGCGGCATCCCCGAAAACGGAACCAAACTTTTCCTGTGCCACAAGCCTTATCCGTTCGAGGAGTACAGCCAGCTTGGGGTCCATGCCATGTTCAGCGGCCACACGCACGGCGGGCAAGTGGTGCTGGCCCATCTGGATAGCGTCAACGTCTCGTTCGCTTCGCTTGCCTCCAAGTATGTGGCGGGGCTGTACCGCGCCCGCAGCAACCGAACCTCGCAGCTGTACGTGTCGCGTGGGATCGGCACGGTTGGCATTCCCATGCGGCTGAACTGCCCGCCGGAAATCACCCGCATCGTGCTGGTGTAACCAGTACCGTTCCTTTGTGGTAGTTTGCCGAACCAAATTCCGCGCACGCTGATTCTTCCCAATCGTTCCATGACTCAATTCTTCCTTCGCACTCTTTGGACCCCATGCTTCGTTGCCGCGATTTCTGTGGCCGTTGCTTCCGCCGCGCCGCACGCCGAAACCCCGGCTGCAACCTCCAACGGATACTCCAACAACCCCTTCACCTTGCCCCTCTCCAACGTGCCATTGCCAAGCACTGAAGGTGCGGGAACCGACAGCTCACAGATGGAGCTTGACAGCGTTCTGCTGCGGTATCAGTTCAAGCCGGGCCAGGAGGTCCGCTACCGCTCCCTCTCGTACGACTCCATCATGATCTTCAGCCGCACCAACCGGCTGATTGTGCGGGAACGAACTGAGGTTGTCCGCTACCGCTGCGACTCCATCGTCCCCGACGGCTACGCCATGACGATGACCGTGATGAGCTACATCGCCACCGAACGCGCCGACACGCTTCCGGCAGTAATCCGCGACACCCACCCCTGGGTTGGACGCTACATCAGCGTTGTGATCTCCCCAACGGGAAAGCGGTTGCGGCTTATCCCCTCGGCAACGCCGCAAGCCTACGGGACCGCCCCGGGCGCGCCGTTCCAGCCGTTGCTGCTTCCGGAGCTTGGCCCCGAGCATTCTTTTGTTGGCGAGACCCGAGGAATGCGCACCGATCCGTTGCTGCTGGAGAACGTCTATCCAACCTTGCAATCCAGCAACACCTCGATCCGCTCCACCGAAGCGCGGGTGGATACGCTGGGCCAGCAGACGGTTCGCGTTGCCTTCTCCGATGCGGGCAACGTCGTCTATTCCATCACCCATCCCGATAACCAGAAGGTGACAACACAAACGGCGGTGAACGCTGCGGGCCACTACTACTTTGCCCCAAAGGAGGGAAGGGTTGTTGGCGGAAGCTACGTGACGTTCGGGAACATCACCTTCGAGACCTCCACCGGGCAGCACGCCACCGGGCGGCATATTATCGGGATGGAGTATTGGTTGATGGAGGAGGAATCGAAATGAGCGACAGAAGAAGAGTACTCAGCGTGGTGGCGATTGCCTGGACCGCCCTTGCCGGAATCGCCGCAGCCCAGGAACCGGGCCGGTACGACCACTACACCATCTACGATACCGACCTTCCTCCGCGTGCCGAATATGCCGCACGCCGTGGCCGCGTGCTTTCCGCGTTGGAGGACCGCGCCGCCTTGCTGGTCCGCGCCGCCGACGTGAAAAACCGCTCGAACGATATTGACTACGAATTCCGCCAGCGGAATAACCTCCTGTATCTGACAGGAGTGACGGAGGATGAAAGCGCGCTGCTGATTGTCCCGCACGGAATCACGATCAATGGAACCGTCACGAAGGAGGTCCTGTTTGTGAAAGAACGGAATGCCAGCAGCGAGGTCTGGACCGGGATCACCATGGGGCCGGCAACCGCAGCAAAGGTGACGGGAATCCAAACAGTGCTCCCCTACTCGCAGCTTTCCCAGCAGATGAAGCAGTTGCTTCCAACCATCGGCACGCTGTACTACGACGACTGGAAATTTAACGTGGAGCGCGAGCCGCTGACCGGAACGGCCTACGCCTGGGAGGAGCAGATGCTGAAGCAGTTGGAGGCAATCAATCCAAGCCTTGTGGTGAAGAACGCGGGGATTATCCTGAACCCGCTGCGGCTGGTGAAATCGCCGAACGAGCTTGCGCTGATGCAGCGGGCGATTGATGCCTCGATTAAGGGGCACCGGCAGACGATCCGGACCGCCAAGCCAGGGATGTACGAGTATCAGTTCGAGGCGGTGATGGAGTACGGATTCCAGCGGAACGGCGCGCGTTGGCCCGGGTATCCCAGCATCGTCGGCTCCGGCCCGAACACCTGCATCCTCCATTATGAAACCAACCGCCGGAAGTCGGAGCCAGGGGACCTGGTGCTGATGGATTGCGGCGCGGAGTACCACGGCTACAGTGCCGACATCACCCGCACGTTTCCGGTAAACGGAACGTTCACGCCGGAGCAACGGACCCTTTATGATCTTGTCCTGCAGGCGCAGAACGCGGGCATTGCCGAATGCCTTCCCGGAAACGATTTCCGCGACCCGCACCGCGCCGCCACCAAAGTGATTGCCGATGGGTTAATCAAGTTGGGGATCATCCAAAACAGCGGGCAGGTGGGGCGGTATTTCATGCATGGGACCTCGCACTATCTGGGCCTTGACGTGCACGACGTTGGCGACTACGGCGCGCTGGTTCCCGGGGTGGTGCTGACGGTGGAGCCAGGAATCTACATCAAAGAAGGAAGCCCCTGCGACCCCAAATGGTGGAACATCGGCATCCGCATCGAGGATGACATTCTGGTGACCGAGCAAGGCCCGCACAATATGTCGGCAGCGTTGGAGCGGACGGCGCAGGAGATCGAGCGGCTGATGAACGCCCCCGCCGAGAAACCCGACAGAGAGAATGGAGAGGCAGATAGATAGATAGAGGGATGGAGCAAACGCCCGCCAAGCCATTCGCCAACTTTTCAACCAACGATGCGCCCATGGAAATCCAGATCATCAACGGCCCGAACCTGAACCTGCTTGGCGTGCGCCAGCCGGAGCTGTACGGCCACGAAACGCTGGCTGATATTGAGGAGAAATTGCGGCAGGCGTTCCAGCCGAAAGGGGTCGCGCTTCGGTTCTTCCAATCCAATTCCGAAGGGGCGATTATTGACGCTTTGCACGCCGCGCGCCACACCCACCATGCCGATGCCGTGGTGATAAACCCCGGGGCCTACACCCATTACTCCATCGCCATTCGCGACGCTATCGCGGCAATTGAGATTCCGGTGATCGAGGTCCATCTTTCCAACATCCACGCGCGCGAGCCATTCCGCGAACGTTCGGTGGTTGCAGCGGTCTGCCGTGGTCGGATTGAGGGATTGGGATGGAGGGGGTATCTGCTTGCGGTGGAGTATCTGCGCGACCTTCTTCAGCAAAAAAACTAACCGAACCGCAACGCACCCTCGGCACCACATGGCGAACACTTTTGGCACACTGTTCCGGCTGACGACGTTCGGCGAATCGCACGGCCCCGGCATTGGCGCGGTGGTTGACGGTTGCCCTGCGGGGATTCCGTTCGATCTGGAGATGCTCCGCCGTGACCTTGCACGCCGCCGCCCCGGGCAAGCCCTTACCACGCAGCGGAACGAAGCCGACGAGCCGGAGGTGATAAGCGGCCTGTTTGAAGGCCTCACCACCGGATCGCCAATCGCCGTGCTGGTGCGGAACAGCGACCAACGTTCGTGCGATTACGCCCCCCTTGCCGATCTCTACCGCCCGTCGCACGCCGATTTTACCTACGCCGAAAAATATGGCGTGCGGGACCACCGCGGCGGCGGTCGTGCTTCGGCGCGGGAGACGTTGGCGCGGGTGGTGGGGGGCGCGGTTGCCCGGATGATGCTGCAACAGCAAATGCCGCTGACGGTGCGCGTGGCCGTGACAGCAATGGGGGGAGTGGTTGCCCAACGTGATATTGGTGAGATGGTCCCGGAGCAGATCTACGGCTCACCCGTCCGTTGCCACGACGACGTTGCTTCCGCTGCGATGGCGGCACTGATTGGCGAACTCCGCGCCGCTGGCGACTCCACCGGTGGGGTCATCTCCGTCCACGTTGATGGCCTTCCCGCCGGGCTTGGCGAGCCGATCTACGATAAACTGAGCGCCCGCCTTGCCGCCGCGATGATCTCCATCAACGGGGCAATGGGGTTTGAGATGGGTGCCGGGTTTGCCGTTGCCAACAGCCGTGGCTCGGCCAACAACGATCCGTTTGTTGCGGTGGAGGGAAGGCTGCGGACGGCAACGAACAACAGCGGTGGCGTGCAGGGGGGAATCTCGAACGGGATGCCGGTGCGGTTCCGCGTGGCGTTCAAGCCACCATCTTCGATTGCGGTTCCGCAGCAACACGGCAGCAGCAGCGGGGAAGCCGTGACACACGCGATTGAAGGGCGGCACGACCCCACGATTGTGGTCCGCGCCGTGCCAGTGGTGGAAGCCATGACCCTGATGACGATTGCCGACCTTTGGCTGCTGCATCGTGCATCGGCAAGGGGTGGTTGACGGGGGGGAAAGCGAGGGGGAAAGGGATGCGATTGTTGAAGCCTTGATGCGTTCCTCAAAAAAAAATGCGGAACGCCCCGGGCATCCCGGGGCGGCCGCCATTGCCGGGAAATCCCCCCGATCAGTTTTTTTGCACCAGCCCTTTTTCCACCAACAACTCTGCAATCTGGACCGCGTTGGTTGCTGCCCCTTTGCGGACGTTGTTGCCAACCACCCACAGGTTCAGCGTGTTCGGCTGCGAAGCGTCGCGGCGGATGCGGCCAACAAAAACTTCATCGCGCCCCTCGGCATCCAGCACCGTTGGATAGAGGTCCGCCACCGGATCGTCCATCACGATAACGCCGCTGGCCTTCTGCAAAATCTTCCGTGCCTTTGCCGGAGTTACCGGCTGCGAAAACTCAGCATTGACCGATTCGGCATGCGCGGCAATCGTGGGGATTCGGACGCAGGTCATGGTTGCGGCCAGCTTCGGCAGCTCCATAATCTTCCGCGTCTCGTTCATCATCTTGTTCTCTTCCTCGCTGTAATCGCTCCCCTCCAAAAAACTGTGGAAGATGGTGTTGAAGGCCGCCGGGCGGGGGAACTTCGGCTTGGCCGGTTGCTTCCCTTTTAGCTCGGCCATCAACTGGTCCACCCCGCTTTGCCCCGCTCCAGAAATTGCTTGATAGGTGGAAACCACCACCCGCTTCAGCCCAAAGGATTCGTGCAATGGCTTCAGCGCAACCACCAGCTGGATGGTGGAGCAGTTCGGGTTGGCGATGATTCCGCGATGCTTCAATGCTGCGCCGGGGTTGACTTCGGGAACCACCAACGGGGTTTTTTTATCCATCCGCCACGCGCTGCTGTTATCAATGGCCACCGCCCCAGCCGCTGCGGCAATTGGGCAGTAGTGGCGGCTGACGCTTCCCCCCGCCGAGAACAACGCAATCTGCACCCCGGCGAACGAGTCGGGGGTAAGCTCTTGGATAGTGTGGCTTTTCCCGCGGAACCTCACCTTCTTTCCGGCGGAGTTTTTCGAGGCCAGCAGCGTCAGCTTCTCGATTGGGAAATTCCGTTCTTCAAGGACCTGCAGCATGGTGCGGCCAACAAGGCCAGTTGCGCCAACAATGGCAATGGAGTAGCTCATGAAAATGGTTTTGGTAGAAAAGGGAACGCGTGTTACTTGATGAACACTTCTTCGGGGATTACGGAGATGACCCGCCCGTTTCCATCGTGGTCGTTGGAGTAGGCGATCATGTAGTTGTTTCCCGCTTGAAGGGCGATCCCGTTACGGCTGGCCACCACATTCCCGGAAGCATCCACCACTTGGGCGGTGATTGTCCCGGCGGCAACCTGCACCGATGCTGCGGCGGTGTTGCTTGGCGCGGCGGCGTACGATTGCAGCGGCGTTGCCACCCCGCTTACCCGAAGTTGCAGCGTGGTTGCGGAATCGTTGAACCCTGCATGGAAGAACCGCAGCCGCACGTTCCCACCCGACGGCACCGGCAGGTTATCGCGAACAACGGTTGAACGCGCCTTGGTGGTGTCGAACGGACCGCTGACGTAGATGGTGTAGCGGTTGTTTGGCTCCATTTTTAATGGCTGTGGCCCATCAACCAGCGGAGTGCTGTATCCAAAATTGAAGACGTTATAGTCGGTGTATGGCCTGTGAATCTCAACACGGTACGGCCAATCACGACGGAATAGAAGACTGAGTAAAAAGTAGGGGCCTTGCTTCTCCTCGGCATCGGTGACCTTCTCCCAAAACGGACGGTTGTACACGATTCTCTGGCTTGATGTGAAGTCCCGGCGGTAATATTCGTTTGTGGCGTATTTCGCCAGCCGGTTGGGGTCGTAGAACGTGGTGGTAAGGGCACTATCCCTTGTGGCCGCAAGGTTCACCGTCCGCACCGCGCCGAAGTCAATGCGGAAGGGGAGGCCTCCGTAGAGTTTGTTGTTGTCGGGGCCGCGGTTTTCCTGGAACAGGTTAAAGAACAGGAAGGGCTGCTCACCTTTTGGCTTTGCGTTGCCGGTCATCACAATGGTGAAGGCGGCGGTTCCGGGAAGGTTGACAAACGGTGCGGGCAGGTCGAATAAGCCATCCCCCGTTGCTGCATCCAGCACGTACAATCCGGTCCCTTGCCCCAGGATGTAGGACCGGCTGTTGACGTACGCGCTGGCCTGGCCGTAGCTCAGATTGGTGATCACCAACTCCGCACTTGCTTTGGGGTCGCCAACCTTCACATTCACCGCGCCGGCATCGGGAGAAAGGTGGATGATGCGGTAACGGTAGCCGAGTCAATGGCTGGGGTGGGGAAAAGTGTGTCGGCGGTAAGCAGCACGCGGTAATCCCCCGAAACGCCGTACAAATATGCGGTGTAGTAGGCTCCGCTATCCATCCGCGCCGTTGTTTGCGCCACCAACGCTCCAGCGTTCAGGAATGCCAACGTTTTGCCCGCCGCGCCAGTGGTATCCACCGGGTAATATTTGGCTTCGTTGATATTGGTTTGGAAGAAAAGATACTGCTGCGGCGTGTTGCCAAACAGCGGCTGTCCGGCAAGGAGGACCGTGACGTTGGGGGCATCGGGGGAAGCGTGAACGACCCGCAGAAAGGCTTTCCCCTTCAGGTCCACGACGGTGTCGTCAGGTTTTGGGGTTGGGACAAAAGGGTCATCGGGCGAGCAGGAAGCAAGGAGCAACCCGATAACAAAGAAGGCGGCCAAGCCGGCGGTGCGAAGCAGAGTGCTGTTCATCGGTAACGCTACGATTCGGTGTCAGAGCCGGGGGAATTTAAGCCCCACGTTGCAAGAATGACACAAGATAACGCAGATGATGAACATCCGCAGTGGAGGTGCCGTGGGTTCCCTCACATCACCCCCAAAACGCTGTTTTATTCTTAAATATGGGCCTATTGTCAGTTAAAGAAAAAAAATTAACATTGCTTCACATTGTCCTTGCTTCGTCTATCCGGGCTGCTTAGCTTTGCCCGTAGATTCTTCCGCGACGTTATCGGATTGGTACACCTGTCATTGTTTTTTGTACAGCGACCCTATGAACCCGAACGACCATCGCCTACTTCGGCAGAATTCTTGCAATCCTGTTCTTCCACGAAGTTCTTCCACGAAGCCCCGTTGGGGCTTCGATACCGCTGCGCTGCAACTTTCGCTCAGAACCGTTTCGTTTTTCAGGGCTTGTGTGTTAAGGCTCTTGGCTGCCGCGTGCCGTTGGCACCGCAGCGGGCTGCGGCATTCATTGCCATACCACAACAACCATAATCAACCAAATAAGGAGGCCCCGATGGACCGCGCACCATAACTCACATCTGTAGCTGCTTGGAACTACACTCGATTCCCCAATCGAACGACGGAATTATTGGCGGCCCACCGAGGCCGATTCGCCGACGTAACCAACTACAATACTAAACTAAGCATGAACAAAGACAATGAAAACTTTCATATTCCTTGTAACAGCACTTCTGCTGTTCGGGACTTCTTCTACAGCACTTTGGGGACAATGTGCCAAATGTTTGGGTGACCAAGATCAAACCACCAACTGCATCGAAGCCAAGTTGGAGGTGGCCACTCTGCAAAATAACTCCACCTGCTATCGCTTGATCGTCTATAACCATCAACATAGT encodes:
- a CDS encoding DUF4397 domain-containing protein; the encoded protein is MNSTLLRTAGLAAFFVIGLLLASCSPDDPFVPTPKPDDTVVDLKGKAFLRVVHASPDAPNVTVLLAGQPLFGNTPQQYLFFQTNINEAKYYPVDTTGAAGKTLAFLNAGALVAQTTARMDSGAYYTAYLYGVSGDYRVLLTADTLFPTPAIDSATVTASSTFLPMPAR
- a CDS encoding tail fiber domain-containing protein; its protein translation is MRNMQLLGASALALLALSGTARAQQWDGQATLEDPVWRGGKVGIGKYPIAKLDVLGDLAMNDFPLKLRGSMDASHYLKFSQARFGLVDVDFWSYSNYIVMVQGENMPRFTFTGAGSLGIGTTDPTQRLTLANGNLLLPSGSGSTDGNLYFGGTPEFGQNGMRIFGGLVDGITQAGFIDVKTTVQNDGLRFRVNTTNGTTERMRITAQGRIGIANTDPKEILQIGDRWTFQDNAAYKAMSYNVYTDLVDKRIMQDEAASIGMTRDGDVFLRTAQLLGTGKPITWINGVYVKNSGKVGINTTAPSSQLDVYAAAGTGTAGNFWSSTRGVNGIADGASTNGMKVGVWGSATGTGLGQVYGVYGTTVGSNAQADYAAVYANGNLKYTGTLSSVSDARLKENVEPLTGMLDKVAQLAPKSYTFKTDIAGMNLPTGTQVGFIAQEVEKVFPELVTTNFVPGADEENSTEYKGINYIGLVPVMAEAIREQRDVVTANHEEVTDLKKDVSDVKTNVSNLTTQVGALATEDANIKKQIETLSSENSTLKNDVADLKAENNDLKQQMATALAELKNLRHSVDSLLNVGRISDAPGTPISNSVASLGQNTPNPFSDETTISYALPTTTKAGELVIADVNGKELQRIPLADRGNAKVTISVKGMRAGTYVYSLVADGNIVGSEKMVVVK
- a CDS encoding metallophosphoesterase gives rise to the protein MSSRLALYISFCISVGLSLGFHLLLARKVVRLIEPSTPASKTFLVGGLALFILFLDFPIAHTMLVYKLWNPHFLDQFMQSFATPLVLLHCNVAVVGGGWMLHGWWKRWRAQRSRTRKGTDIATGEAVAAPPASAPLAAPALAGVPRLGAIHPASRRRFLQTAALATGGVIANNTMLKALGTTHEHQVEQVVMKIPGLPAPFKGTTIALLTDVHSSVFMTREQMEKYAAETMKLKPDLIFVTGDFVNSKVGEVYPFAEAFAGLRAPLGVFGVTGNHDYYTGDIKTVAEEVGQGGIRLLRNENLAIERGGAKLWLMGMDDDRIYDINGYLKEGKTETGTLENLTRGIPENGTKLFLCHKPYPFEEYSQLGVHAMFSGHTHGGQVVLAHLDSVNVSFASLASKYVAGLYRARSNRTSQLYVSRGIGTVGIPMRLNCPPEITRIVLV
- the aroC gene encoding chorismate synthase — encoded protein: MANTFGTLFRLTTFGESHGPGIGAVVDGCPAGIPFDLEMLRRDLARRRPGQALTTQRNEADEPEVISGLFEGLTTGSPIAVLVRNSDQRSCDYAPLADLYRPSHADFTYAEKYGVRDHRGGGRASARETLARVVGGAVARMMLQQQMPLTVRVAVTAMGGVVAQRDIGEMVPEQIYGSPVRCHDDVASAAMAALIGELRAAGDSTGGVISVHVDGLPAGLGEPIYDKLSARLAAAMISINGAMGFEMGAGFAVANSRGSANNDPFVAVEGRLRTATNNSGGVQGGISNGMPVRFRVAFKPPSSIAVPQQHGSSSGEAVTHAIEGRHDPTIVVRAVPVVEAMTLMTIADLWLLHRASARGG
- a CDS encoding DUF4397 domain-containing protein is translated as MVITNLSYGQASAYVNSRSYILGQGTGLYVLDAATGDGLFDLPAPFVNLPGTAAFTIVMTGNAKPKGEQPFLFFNLFQENRGPDNNKLYGGLPFRIDFGAVRTVNLAATRDSALTTTFYDPNRLAKYATNEYYRRDFTSSQRIVYNRPFWEKVTDAEEKQGPYFLLSLLFRRDWPYRVEIHRPYTDYNVFNFGYSTPLVDGPQPLKMEPNNRYTIYVSGPFDTTKARSTVVRDNLPVPSGGNVRLRFFHAGFNDSATTLQLRVSGVATPLQSYAAAPSNTAAASVQVAAGTITAQVVDASGNVVASRNGIALQAGNNYMIAYSNDHDGNGRVISVIPEEVFIK
- a CDS encoding aminopeptidase P N-terminal domain-containing protein, coding for MSDRRRVLSVVAIAWTALAGIAAAQEPGRYDHYTIYDTDLPPRAEYAARRGRVLSALEDRAALLVRAADVKNRSNDIDYEFRQRNNLLYLTGVTEDESALLIVPHGITINGTVTKEVLFVKERNASSEVWTGITMGPATAAKVTGIQTVLPYSQLSQQMKQLLPTIGTLYYDDWKFNVEREPLTGTAYAWEEQMLKQLEAINPSLVVKNAGIILNPLRLVKSPNELALMQRAIDASIKGHRQTIRTAKPGMYEYQFEAVMEYGFQRNGARWPGYPSIVGSGPNTCILHYETNRRKSEPGDLVLMDCGAEYHGYSADITRTFPVNGTFTPEQRTLYDLVLQAQNAGIAECLPGNDFRDPHRAATKVIADGLIKLGIIQNSGQVGRYFMHGTSHYLGLDVHDVGDYGALVPGVVLTVEPGIYIKEGSPCDPKWWNIGIRIEDDILVTEQGPHNMSAALERTAQEIERLMNAPAEKPDRENGEADR
- the aroQ gene encoding type II 3-dehydroquinate dehydratase encodes the protein MEIQIINGPNLNLLGVRQPELYGHETLADIEEKLRQAFQPKGVALRFFQSNSEGAIIDALHAARHTHHADAVVINPGAYTHYSIAIRDAIAAIEIPVIEVHLSNIHAREPFRERSVVAAVCRGRIEGLGWRGYLLAVEYLRDLLQQKN
- a CDS encoding aspartate-semialdehyde dehydrogenase; the protein is MSYSIAIVGATGLVGRTMLQVLEERNFPIEKLTLLASKNSAGKKVRFRGKSHTIQELTPDSFAGVQIALFSAGGSVSRHYCPIAAAAGAVAIDNSSAWRMDKKTPLVVPEVNPGAALKHRGIIANPNCSTIQLVVALKPLHESFGLKRVVVSTYQAISGAGQSGVDQLMAELKGKQPAKPKFPRPAAFNTIFHSFLEGSDYSEEENKMMNETRKIMELPKLAATMTCVRIPTIAAHAESVNAEFSQPVTPAKARKILQKASGVIVMDDPVADLYPTVLDAEGRDEVFVGRIRRDASQPNTLNLWVVGNNVRKGAATNAVQIAELLVEKGLVQKN